The following coding sequences are from one Candidatus Angelobacter sp. window:
- the tsf gene encoding translation elongation factor Ts, with product MAEITPALVARLREMTGAGLMDCKKALVEAGGDLNTAVDILRKKGVASAARKAGREAKEGVITQCILPGSRVGVLVEINCETDFVAKNDTFKGFCDEIARKLGNDPGVDLEPDRVAAVAKIGENVRVSRHERFEVGGSGMVAAYIHTGAKVGVLVEVGAGNENTVSTDEFKQLVRDITLQITAAQPIAVSRDQVDPAIIAKEKEIAAEQVKGKPAQAIARIVEGKMDKFFQSHCLLDQGFVKKNSEVTVREHLGGVAKQLGDEITIRRFIRFQVGETIAP from the coding sequence ATGGCTGAAATAACCCCTGCACTGGTGGCGAGACTGCGCGAAATGACGGGAGCCGGTTTGATGGACTGCAAGAAAGCCCTGGTGGAAGCCGGCGGAGACCTCAATACGGCCGTGGACATCCTCCGCAAGAAGGGAGTGGCAAGCGCCGCCAGAAAAGCGGGACGCGAGGCAAAAGAGGGCGTCATCACCCAGTGCATTCTACCCGGATCGCGTGTGGGCGTACTGGTTGAAATCAACTGTGAAACCGATTTCGTGGCAAAAAACGACACGTTCAAGGGCTTCTGCGATGAAATCGCGCGCAAGCTCGGCAACGATCCGGGAGTCGATCTTGAACCGGACCGCGTTGCCGCGGTTGCGAAGATCGGAGAGAACGTCAGGGTCTCCCGGCACGAGCGATTCGAAGTTGGCGGCAGCGGCATGGTCGCGGCGTACATTCACACCGGTGCAAAAGTTGGGGTTCTGGTGGAGGTGGGCGCGGGCAACGAAAACACCGTGAGCACGGACGAGTTCAAACAGCTGGTGCGCGATATTACACTGCAGATTACCGCGGCCCAGCCCATCGCCGTCTCACGCGATCAGGTCGATCCGGCCATTATAGCGAAGGAAAAGGAGATCGCTGCGGAACAGGTCAAGGGCAAGCCGGCGCAGGCCATTGCGAGGATCGTCGAGGGCAAGATGGACAAATTCTTTCAGAGCCACTGCCTGCTCGACCAGGGTTTCGTGAAAAAGAATTCCGAGGTCACGGTCAGGGAGCACCTCGGCGGCGTCGCCAAGCAGTTGGGCGACGAGATTACCATCCGTCGCTTCATCCGCTTTCAGGTGGGCGAGACGATTGCGCCCTGA